The Mytilus trossulus isolate FHL-02 chromosome 3, PNRI_Mtr1.1.1.hap1, whole genome shotgun sequence genome contains a region encoding:
- the LOC134709657 gene encoding calmodulin-like protein 3 — protein sequence MSRKINEIDNEDEIRDAINIIFKDREYVSAVEIWYLMRKFGDKLSDEEVQGFINQSRTDGDGKIRYEDFLKVMGVKPKCE from the exons ATGtcacgaaaaataaatgaaatcgaCAATGAAGATGAAATAAGGGACGctattaatataatttttaaggaCAGAGAATATGTGAGTGCTGTAGAAATATGGTATCTAATGAGAAAATTTGGCGATAAATTGTCTGACGAAGAAGTCCAAGGTTTTATAAACCAAAGCAGAACTGATGGAGATGGTAAAATCAGATACGAAG atTTTCTTAAAGTTATGGGAGTAAAACCGAAGTGCGAATGA
- the LOC134712189 gene encoding uncharacterized protein C2orf73-like, whose product MTLYMPPLARKKRVPERYNPDSFRVISTNAEDDHPKFPGDNKFPVPDREQLKRGVALPDIYNRSTQVLPKEVPDYRVHRPHPNSCGFLRHNVRILNEPICSVYTGETHDEQNLWWPSRTSDEPLQIPPKTKDTIYREGYMRDSPFSARGFTRHEANPNKNAAHGVVPVNFLGATDGQKRIFQEKISFEHQYNSRSDPNYPIRNKRHGSFVWDQASKEQADKIVQQQSHIESNDRAEVKPFNGATLDTHPVIPPPQPTCEPTSRSPPKSPPKSPPASTTQSPKRITPPATALVSCNGDSVSKEEKSEPRTNNGTTTSVNESGEK is encoded by the exons tcCGGATTCATTCAGAGTTATCAGTACAAATGCAGAGGACGATCACCCAAAATTTCCCGGCGACAACAAATTTCCAGTTCCCGACCGGGAACAACTAAAACGAGGAGTAGCACTACCAGACATTTATAACCGATCAACACAAGTCTTACCGAAGGAAGTACCAGATTACCGAGTTCACAGACCACATCCGAATAGCTGTGGATTCCTAAGACATAATGTTAGAATATTGAACGAGCCTATTTGTAGTGTATACACGGGCGAAACACACGATGAGCAAAACTTATGGTGGCCTTCACGGACATCTGACGAACCATTACAGATACCCCCCAAAACAAAAGATACAATATATAGAGAAGGATATATGAGGGATTCCCCATTTTCAGCTAGAGGATTTACACGACATGAAGCTAATCCAAATAAAAATGCCGCTCATGGTGTTG TTCCAGTGAATTTTCTTGGGGCAACAGATGGTCAGAAAAGGATTTTCCAGGAAAAGATATCATTTGAACATCAATATAATAGTCGATCAGATCCTAATTATCCAATTAGAAATAAA CGTCATGGTAGTTTTGTTTGGGACCAAGCGTCAAAAGAACAGGCAGATAAAATCGTACAACAACAAAGTCATATAGAAAGCAATGACAGAGCTGAAGTTAAACCTTTTAATGGTGCTACATTAGATACCCATCCAGTGATACCGCCTCCTCAACCAACTTGTGAACCAACGTCGAGGTCACCACCCAAGTCACCACCTAAGTCACCTCCGGCATCTACCACTCAGTCACCTAAGAGAATTACCCCTCCTGCTACCGCATTGGTGAGCTGCAATGGGGATAGTGTctcaaaagaagaaaaatctGAACCAAGAACTAATAATGGGACCACCACTTCTGTTAACGAGTccggtgaaaaataa